The Aethina tumida isolate Nest 87 chromosome 6, icAetTumi1.1, whole genome shotgun sequence genome has a segment encoding these proteins:
- the LOC109602104 gene encoding facilitated trehalose transporter Tret1 isoform X1, giving the protein MDPIAASCISLYTTDAYKETSDTKETFQSTFSISKYESKSLKSLWPQIFAAVIAASFHIGNGISMAYSAVLIAQLDQPDSEIKPTQTEKAWMASVLIIVVPVASIACGFLMDGVGRLNTIKIAGIPGIIGWCMCAMANNIPVIIFGRLLVGLASAWGTSPAIVYISEIAHTDLRGSLMSVAPLYVSLGMVITYFLGYIMHWRALAWLCNVSVLIPCLMCVLIPESPSWLIWKGKNDQAKKSVNWFNKNQPKPNDKAETVAEMHFRLLQDEQEKKNEEAAKKGKKGASAIIKEFLKPTGYKPLIFFVGLFICQHFSGIYITMFYSIQFIEAAGTSINGYFASILIGVVRFAMSMVSTVLLKKHKRRTLMFISSSGMAVCMFLSGLFTQWIQEGKTTMTWLPVACILLYVVTSIIGVLPIPNMLLAELFPLEIRGTGYSIGYSICCMIMFSALQSYYTLSNMLGGAKNLQWFFSVTCLGALVYSYIFLPETKGVKLTDINTYFKHQSVYIGSHKKKRLEETDNNNRV; this is encoded by the exons GGCCAGCTGTATCAGTTTGTA taccaCAGACGCGTACAAAGAGACGAGCGACACAAAGGAAACGTTCCAGAGCACGTTTTCGATTAGCAAGTACGAGAGCAAAAGCTTGAAAAGCCTATGGCCGCAG ATTTTCGCGGCCGTCATAGCCGCATCTTTCCATATTGGAAATGGAATCTCCATGGCGTACTCGGCGGTACTGATCGCCCAGCTGGATCAGCCTGACAGCGAAATAAAGCCCACCCAAACTGAGAAGGCGTGGATGG CAAGTGTACTGATCATAGTGGTACCAGTAGCTTCAATAGCCTGCGGCTTCTTGATGGATGGAGTGGGACGGCTGAACACCATCAAAATTGCTGGAATACCCGGCATTATAGGTTGGTGCATGTGCGCCATGGCCAACAACATCCCAGTCATCATCTTTGGAAGACTCTTAGTCGGATTAGCTTCTG ctTGGGGAACGAGTCCTGCCATCGTCTACATATCTGAAATTGCCCACACTGACCTGCGAGGGTCTTTGATGTCTGTGGCTCCCCTCTACGTGTCCTTGG gCATGGTTATAACCTATTTCTTGGGTTACATTATGCACTGGAGGGCTCTGGCCTGGCTCTGTAATGTTTCTGTGTTAATTCCTTGCCTCATGTGCGTCCTCATACCCGAGAGTCCTTCCTGGCTGATATGGAAGGGAAAAAACGACCAGGCCAAGAAGTCAGTCAACTGGTTCAACAAAAACCAGCCAAAACCCAATGATAAG GCGGAAACAGTGGCGGAAATGCACTTCAGACTCCTCCAAGACGAGCAGGAGAAGAAGAACGAGGAGGCGGCCAAGAAGGGCAAGAAAGGGGCGTCCGCCATCATAAAGGAGTTCCTCAAACCAACCGGCTACAAACCCTTGATCTTCTTCGTCGGCCTCTTCATCTGCCAGCACTTCTCCGGCATCTACATCACCATGTTCTACTCCATCCAATTCATAGAG GCCGCCGGTACGAGTATAAACGGCTACTTCGCCTCAATTCTGATCGGCGTGGTGAGGTTCGCAATGTCCATGGTCAGCACCGTACTACTGAAGAAGCACAAACGAAGAACGTTGATGTTCATCAGTTCGTCCGGCATGGCCGTGTGCATGTTCCTGTCCGGCCTCTTCACACAATGGATCCAAGAAG GAAAAACCACAATGACTTGGCTTCCAGTGGCCTGCATCCTTCTCTACGTGGTGACCAGCATCATTGGCGTCCTCCCAATTCCCAACATGCTGCTCGCCGAGCTCTTCCCGTTGGAAATCCGAGGAACCGGCTACAGCATAGGATACTCCATTTGCTGCATGATCATGTTCTCGGCCCTCCAAAGTTACTACACCCTTTCCAATATGCTCGGCGGTGCCAAGAACCTGCAGTGGTTCTTCTCGGTGACCTGTTTGGGTGCTTTGGTTTACTCGTATATCTTCCTACCGGAGACTAAAGGTGTGAAGCTGACCGACATCAACACCTACTTCAAGCACCAGTCGGTGTACATTGGTTCGCACAAGAAGAAACGGTTAGAAGAAACGGACAACAATAACAGAGTTTGA
- the LOC109602104 gene encoding facilitated trehalose transporter Tret1 isoform X2: MNVGASCISLYTTDAYKETSDTKETFQSTFSISKYESKSLKSLWPQIFAAVIAASFHIGNGISMAYSAVLIAQLDQPDSEIKPTQTEKAWMASVLIIVVPVASIACGFLMDGVGRLNTIKIAGIPGIIGWCMCAMANNIPVIIFGRLLVGLASAWGTSPAIVYISEIAHTDLRGSLMSVAPLYVSLGMVITYFLGYIMHWRALAWLCNVSVLIPCLMCVLIPESPSWLIWKGKNDQAKKSVNWFNKNQPKPNDKAETVAEMHFRLLQDEQEKKNEEAAKKGKKGASAIIKEFLKPTGYKPLIFFVGLFICQHFSGIYITMFYSIQFIEAAGTSINGYFASILIGVVRFAMSMVSTVLLKKHKRRTLMFISSSGMAVCMFLSGLFTQWIQEGKTTMTWLPVACILLYVVTSIIGVLPIPNMLLAELFPLEIRGTGYSIGYSICCMIMFSALQSYYTLSNMLGGAKNLQWFFSVTCLGALVYSYIFLPETKGVKLTDINTYFKHQSVYIGSHKKKRLEETDNNNRV, translated from the exons GGCCAGCTGTATCAGTTTGTA taccaCAGACGCGTACAAAGAGACGAGCGACACAAAGGAAACGTTCCAGAGCACGTTTTCGATTAGCAAGTACGAGAGCAAAAGCTTGAAAAGCCTATGGCCGCAG ATTTTCGCGGCCGTCATAGCCGCATCTTTCCATATTGGAAATGGAATCTCCATGGCGTACTCGGCGGTACTGATCGCCCAGCTGGATCAGCCTGACAGCGAAATAAAGCCCACCCAAACTGAGAAGGCGTGGATGG CAAGTGTACTGATCATAGTGGTACCAGTAGCTTCAATAGCCTGCGGCTTCTTGATGGATGGAGTGGGACGGCTGAACACCATCAAAATTGCTGGAATACCCGGCATTATAGGTTGGTGCATGTGCGCCATGGCCAACAACATCCCAGTCATCATCTTTGGAAGACTCTTAGTCGGATTAGCTTCTG ctTGGGGAACGAGTCCTGCCATCGTCTACATATCTGAAATTGCCCACACTGACCTGCGAGGGTCTTTGATGTCTGTGGCTCCCCTCTACGTGTCCTTGG gCATGGTTATAACCTATTTCTTGGGTTACATTATGCACTGGAGGGCTCTGGCCTGGCTCTGTAATGTTTCTGTGTTAATTCCTTGCCTCATGTGCGTCCTCATACCCGAGAGTCCTTCCTGGCTGATATGGAAGGGAAAAAACGACCAGGCCAAGAAGTCAGTCAACTGGTTCAACAAAAACCAGCCAAAACCCAATGATAAG GCGGAAACAGTGGCGGAAATGCACTTCAGACTCCTCCAAGACGAGCAGGAGAAGAAGAACGAGGAGGCGGCCAAGAAGGGCAAGAAAGGGGCGTCCGCCATCATAAAGGAGTTCCTCAAACCAACCGGCTACAAACCCTTGATCTTCTTCGTCGGCCTCTTCATCTGCCAGCACTTCTCCGGCATCTACATCACCATGTTCTACTCCATCCAATTCATAGAG GCCGCCGGTACGAGTATAAACGGCTACTTCGCCTCAATTCTGATCGGCGTGGTGAGGTTCGCAATGTCCATGGTCAGCACCGTACTACTGAAGAAGCACAAACGAAGAACGTTGATGTTCATCAGTTCGTCCGGCATGGCCGTGTGCATGTTCCTGTCCGGCCTCTTCACACAATGGATCCAAGAAG GAAAAACCACAATGACTTGGCTTCCAGTGGCCTGCATCCTTCTCTACGTGGTGACCAGCATCATTGGCGTCCTCCCAATTCCCAACATGCTGCTCGCCGAGCTCTTCCCGTTGGAAATCCGAGGAACCGGCTACAGCATAGGATACTCCATTTGCTGCATGATCATGTTCTCGGCCCTCCAAAGTTACTACACCCTTTCCAATATGCTCGGCGGTGCCAAGAACCTGCAGTGGTTCTTCTCGGTGACCTGTTTGGGTGCTTTGGTTTACTCGTATATCTTCCTACCGGAGACTAAAGGTGTGAAGCTGACCGACATCAACACCTACTTCAAGCACCAGTCGGTGTACATTGGTTCGCACAAGAAGAAACGGTTAGAAGAAACGGACAACAATAACAGAGTTTGA
- the LOC109602104 gene encoding facilitated trehalose transporter Tret1 isoform X3 gives MDPIAASCISLYTTDAYKETSDTKETFQSTFSISKYESKSLKSLWPQIFAAVIAASFHIGNGISMAYSAVLIAQLDQPDSEIKPTQTEKAWMASVLIIVVPVASIACGFLMDGVGRLNTIKIAGIPGIIGWCMCAMANNIPVIIFGRLLVGLASAWGTSPAIVYISEIAHTDLRGSLMSVAPLYVSLGMVITYFLGYIMHWRALAWLCNVSVLIPCLMCVLIPESPSWLIWKGKNDQAKKSVNWFNKNQPKPNDKAETVAEMHFRLLQDEQEKKNEEAAKKGKKGASAIIKEFLKPTGYKPLIFFVGLFICQHFSGIYITMFYSIQFIEAAGTSINGYFASILIGVVRFAMSMVSTVLLKKHKRRTLMFISSSGMAVCMFLSGLFTQWIQEEKTTLTWFPIVCQLFFVSFSMVGFAPIPFQLIAELFPLQIRGIGYSIGISQNCFIQFLALQYYFNLVEYFGGVIGVQYFFAVVGAAAFVYTYIFVPETFQVKMSDISKYFETHNMYIGHRKNTNQV, from the exons GGCCAGCTGTATCAGTTTGTA taccaCAGACGCGTACAAAGAGACGAGCGACACAAAGGAAACGTTCCAGAGCACGTTTTCGATTAGCAAGTACGAGAGCAAAAGCTTGAAAAGCCTATGGCCGCAG ATTTTCGCGGCCGTCATAGCCGCATCTTTCCATATTGGAAATGGAATCTCCATGGCGTACTCGGCGGTACTGATCGCCCAGCTGGATCAGCCTGACAGCGAAATAAAGCCCACCCAAACTGAGAAGGCGTGGATGG CAAGTGTACTGATCATAGTGGTACCAGTAGCTTCAATAGCCTGCGGCTTCTTGATGGATGGAGTGGGACGGCTGAACACCATCAAAATTGCTGGAATACCCGGCATTATAGGTTGGTGCATGTGCGCCATGGCCAACAACATCCCAGTCATCATCTTTGGAAGACTCTTAGTCGGATTAGCTTCTG ctTGGGGAACGAGTCCTGCCATCGTCTACATATCTGAAATTGCCCACACTGACCTGCGAGGGTCTTTGATGTCTGTGGCTCCCCTCTACGTGTCCTTGG gCATGGTTATAACCTATTTCTTGGGTTACATTATGCACTGGAGGGCTCTGGCCTGGCTCTGTAATGTTTCTGTGTTAATTCCTTGCCTCATGTGCGTCCTCATACCCGAGAGTCCTTCCTGGCTGATATGGAAGGGAAAAAACGACCAGGCCAAGAAGTCAGTCAACTGGTTCAACAAAAACCAGCCAAAACCCAATGATAAG GCGGAAACAGTGGCGGAAATGCACTTCAGACTCCTCCAAGACGAGCAGGAGAAGAAGAACGAGGAGGCGGCCAAGAAGGGCAAGAAAGGGGCGTCCGCCATCATAAAGGAGTTCCTCAAACCAACCGGCTACAAACCCTTGATCTTCTTCGTCGGCCTCTTCATCTGCCAGCACTTCTCCGGCATCTACATCACCATGTTCTACTCCATCCAATTCATAGAG GCCGCCGGTACGAGTATAAACGGCTACTTCGCCTCAATTCTGATCGGCGTGGTGAGGTTCGCAATGTCCATGGTCAGCACCGTACTACTGAAGAAGCACAAACGAAGAACGTTGATGTTCATCAGTTCGTCCGGCATGGCCGTGTGCATGTTCCTGTCCGGCCTCTTCACACAATGGATCCAAGAAG AAAAGACAACACTAACCTGGTTCCCAATAGTATGTCAGCTGTTTTTCGTGTCGTTTTCGATGGTGGGCTTCGCCCCCATTCCCTTCCAACTCATTGCCGAACTGTTTCCATTGCAAATCAGGGGAATCGGTTACAGTATTGGTATTAGCCAGAACTGCTTCATCCAGTTCTTGGCGcttcaatattatttcaatttggtcGAGTATTTTGGGGGTGTGATCGGTGTGCAGTACTTTTTCGCCGTCGTTGGAGCAGCCGCATTCGTCTACACCTACATCTTCGTGCCGGAGACGTTCCAAGTCAAGATGTCAGACATATCCAAGTACTTCGAAACCCACAACATGTACATTGGTCACAGGAAGAACACCAACCAAGTCTAG